From a single Kitasatospora azatica KCTC 9699 genomic region:
- a CDS encoding sugar ABC transporter ATP-binding protein, translated as MTNVNTGAGVRGLGKRFGEVRALGGVTLDFPAGQVTALMGENGAGKSTLLKILTGDHQPTEGTVLLDGAELVLQSPARARAAGIRIIPQEPEIIPHVSVAENVYAGALPRKAGRRLDRAELRRRIEADLDRLGFDRVLDPDLLGSQLTPAQRQLVEILRALTGEAKVIAFDEPTSSLSEQEVEALFALIRRLRDAGVAVIYVSHRMKEIFQLADRIAVLRDGALAGVLDAATASEGELVRLMVGRDLSQMFVRQNVATDRVVLDVQHLTTDAVRDISLTIRAGEVVGLAGLIGAGRSELALALAGDLPVRSGIVRLDGRQLRSGRPGEVISAGLGLAPEERKAQALFLHRSIRDNTSLVVLERLRRWRFVRRSAERELAQSYSDRLRVRTPSIEHEVRKLSGGNQQKVVLARWLARKPKVLILDEPTRGIDVGAKAEIYQIIADLAKEGVALLVISSELPEVLGLADRVVVMQNGRITGELDRSEATEERILSLAMADDLSDESRSA; from the coding sequence ATGACGAACGTGAACACAGGGGCGGGTGTCCGGGGGCTCGGCAAGCGGTTCGGCGAGGTCCGGGCGCTCGGCGGAGTGACCCTGGACTTCCCGGCCGGCCAGGTCACCGCACTGATGGGTGAGAACGGGGCCGGCAAGTCGACCCTGCTGAAGATCCTGACCGGCGATCACCAGCCCACCGAGGGCACGGTGCTGCTGGACGGCGCCGAACTGGTACTGCAGTCCCCGGCCCGGGCCCGGGCCGCGGGGATCCGGATCATCCCGCAGGAGCCGGAGATCATCCCGCACGTCTCGGTGGCCGAGAACGTCTACGCCGGCGCCCTGCCCCGCAAGGCGGGCCGCCGGCTGGACCGGGCCGAGCTGCGCCGCCGGATCGAAGCGGACCTGGACCGGCTCGGCTTCGACCGGGTCCTCGACCCGGACCTGCTGGGCTCCCAGCTGACCCCGGCGCAGCGTCAACTGGTCGAGATCCTGCGGGCGTTGACCGGGGAGGCGAAGGTGATCGCCTTCGACGAGCCGACCAGCTCGCTCTCCGAGCAGGAGGTGGAGGCGCTGTTCGCGCTGATCCGCCGGCTGCGCGACGCGGGTGTGGCGGTGATCTACGTGTCGCACCGGATGAAGGAGATCTTCCAGCTGGCCGACCGGATCGCGGTGCTGCGCGACGGTGCGCTGGCCGGGGTGCTGGACGCGGCGACGGCGAGCGAGGGCGAGCTGGTGCGGCTGATGGTGGGCCGGGACCTGTCGCAGATGTTCGTGCGGCAGAATGTCGCGACCGACCGGGTGGTGCTGGACGTGCAGCATCTGACCACCGACGCGGTGCGCGACATCAGCCTGACCATCCGGGCCGGCGAGGTCGTGGGGCTGGCCGGGCTGATCGGTGCGGGGCGCTCGGAGCTGGCGCTGGCGCTGGCCGGGGACCTGCCGGTGCGCTCCGGCATCGTGCGGCTGGACGGGCGGCAGCTGCGCTCGGGCCGTCCCGGCGAGGTGATCAGCGCGGGTCTGGGGCTGGCACCCGAGGAACGCAAGGCCCAGGCGCTCTTCCTGCACCGCTCGATCCGGGACAACACCTCGCTGGTGGTGCTGGAGCGGCTGCGGCGCTGGCGGTTCGTCAGACGGTCGGCCGAGCGGGAGTTGGCGCAGAGCTACAGCGACCGGCTGCGGGTGCGCACCCCGTCGATCGAGCACGAGGTGCGCAAGCTGTCCGGCGGGAACCAGCAGAAGGTGGTGCTGGCCCGTTGGCTGGCCCGCAAGCCGAAGGTGCTGATCCTGGACGAGCCGACCCGCGGTATCGATGTCGGCGCGAAGGCGGAGATCTACCAGATCATCGCCGACCTGGCCAAGGAGGGCGTCGCGCTGCTGGTGATCTCCTCCGAGCTGCCCGAGGTGCTCGGTCTCGCCGACCGGGTGGTGGTGATGCAGAACGGCCGGATCACCGGGGAGTTGGACCGGTCCGAGGCCACCGAGGAGCGGATTCTGTCGCTCGCGATGGCCGACGACCTCAGTGATGAAAGTAGGAGTGCATGA
- a CDS encoding ABC transporter permease: MSTTTVSDNAPTGSVPPAKPGGGRAGGLLASVGGQNLSLIAALAVVLTLFGSLNDNYLSWNNIQVIAEAVTITGLLAVVQTVVIICGGLDISVGSQAGLASVVSAMAFTSTGKNPLLGMAAAIGVGVLIGALNGVVIVYGRVNATIATLAGLAAYKGVAQLISNGAAQGYVLNDSLFIFLSRGKIAGLPVMVWILIVVALAVHVLLKYTDIGRNIYAIGGNDTAARLAGININKYLIAVYGLIGVVAAVAGILLTARTGSGQPVSGSEGLELKAITAAALGGCALKGGKGGIGGTLLAVALLGALENGLTVQGINSFWQNVAQGSLLVVAVVIQQRRSGERAVGLPG; encoded by the coding sequence ATGAGCACGACGACGGTCTCCGACAACGCTCCCACCGGGAGCGTGCCACCGGCCAAGCCCGGTGGCGGTAGGGCCGGCGGTCTGCTGGCCTCGGTCGGCGGGCAGAACCTCAGCCTGATCGCCGCGCTCGCGGTGGTGCTGACGCTGTTCGGTTCGCTCAACGACAACTACCTGAGCTGGAACAACATCCAGGTGATCGCCGAGGCGGTGACCATCACCGGCCTGCTGGCCGTGGTGCAGACCGTGGTGATCATCTGTGGTGGCCTGGACATCTCGGTCGGTTCGCAGGCGGGCCTGGCCTCGGTGGTCAGCGCGATGGCCTTCACCTCCACCGGCAAGAACCCGCTGCTCGGTATGGCGGCGGCGATCGGGGTGGGAGTGCTGATCGGTGCGCTGAACGGCGTGGTGATCGTCTACGGCCGGGTGAACGCCACCATCGCGACGCTGGCCGGCCTGGCCGCGTACAAGGGGGTGGCGCAGCTGATCTCCAACGGTGCGGCGCAGGGCTACGTGCTCAACGACAGCCTGTTCATCTTCCTCAGCCGGGGCAAGATCGCCGGGCTGCCGGTGATGGTGTGGATCCTGATCGTGGTGGCGCTGGCGGTGCACGTGCTGCTGAAGTACACCGACATCGGCCGCAACATCTATGCGATCGGTGGCAACGACACGGCGGCCCGGCTGGCCGGCATCAACATCAACAAGTACCTGATCGCGGTCTACGGGCTGATCGGCGTGGTGGCCGCGGTGGCGGGCATCCTGCTGACCGCGCGGACCGGCTCCGGCCAGCCGGTCTCCGGCAGCGAGGGCCTGGAGCTGAAGGCGATCACCGCGGCCGCGCTCGGCGGCTGTGCGCTCAAGGGCGGCAAGGGCGGTATCGGCGGCACGCTGCTGGCCGTCGCTCTGCTCGGTGCGCTGGAGAACGGGTTGACGGTCCAGGGGATCAACTCGTTCTGGCAGAACGTGGCCCAGGGTTCGCTGCTGGTCGTCGCTGTGGTGATCCAGCAGCGGCGCAGTGGCGAGCGGGCAGTGGGGTTGCCCGGCTGA
- the bcp gene encoding thioredoxin-dependent thiol peroxidase: protein MSERLQAGDTAPAFSLPDADGKQVSLAEHLGRKVIVYFYPAALTPGCTTQACDFTDNLQVFAGAGYDVIGISPDKPEKLGKFRETEDLKVTLLSDQDKSVLEAYGAYGEKTLYGKTVVGVIRSTVIVDEQGKVERALYNVKATGHVAKLLRDLKIEA, encoded by the coding sequence ATGAGTGAGCGCCTCCAGGCGGGGGACACCGCCCCCGCCTTCTCCCTGCCCGACGCCGACGGCAAGCAGGTCTCCCTCGCGGAGCACCTGGGCCGCAAGGTGATCGTCTACTTCTACCCCGCCGCCCTCACCCCGGGCTGCACCACCCAGGCCTGCGACTTCACCGACAACCTGCAGGTCTTCGCCGGCGCCGGCTACGACGTGATCGGCATCTCGCCGGACAAGCCCGAGAAGCTCGGCAAGTTCCGCGAGACCGAGGACCTCAAGGTGACGCTGCTCTCGGACCAGGACAAGTCGGTCCTGGAGGCGTACGGCGCGTACGGCGAGAAGACCCTCTACGGCAAGACCGTGGTCGGCGTGATCCGCTCCACCGTGATCGTGGACGAGCAGGGCAAGGTCGAGCGCGCCCTGTACAACGTCAAGGCCACCGGGCACGTCGCCAAGCTGCTGCGCGACCTCAAGATCGAGGCCTAG
- a CDS encoding DUF3618 domain-containing protein has protein sequence MSEVARVGKGKTKDSPRDDAGRTTAEIEANIARTRSQLADTLDELAMRVHPTTIADQVRAKALASVEQKVGRVYVGASRAVEQVKAQFVDEKGRPRQERIVPAVLVGGGVLLLVASARRRKGK, from the coding sequence GTGAGTGAGGTGGCCCGGGTGGGCAAGGGGAAGACCAAGGACAGCCCGAGGGACGACGCGGGCCGCACCACGGCCGAGATCGAGGCGAACATCGCGCGCACCCGGTCCCAGCTGGCCGACACGCTCGACGAGCTCGCCATGCGGGTGCACCCGACCACGATCGCCGACCAGGTCCGCGCCAAGGCGCTGGCATCCGTGGAGCAGAAGGTCGGGCGGGTGTACGTCGGCGCCAGCCGGGCCGTGGAACAGGTCAAGGCGCAGTTCGTGGACGAGAAGGGCCGGCCGCGCCAGGAGCGGATCGTTCCTGCGGTGCTGGTCGGTGGCGGGGTGCTGCTGCTGGTCGCCTCGGCGCGCCGGCGCAAGGGCAAGTAG